One genomic region from Sander lucioperca isolate FBNREF2018 chromosome 3, SLUC_FBN_1.2, whole genome shotgun sequence encodes:
- the ube2q1 gene encoding ubiquitin-conjugating enzyme E2 Q1 yields MSVSGLKAELKFLESIFDPNHERFRIIDWKPDELSCQFNVTGEKLLIIHCNITESYPSTSPIWFVDSDDPSLAQVLERLEDVRKGSTLLLQQLKKLICDLCRLYNLPQHPDVEMLDQPLPAGPVGPDRKHGTEEVTSEEEEEEEMGEDIEDLDHYEMKEEEPVDGKKSEDDGIEKENLAILEKIRKNQRQDHLNGAVSGSVQASDRLMKELREIYRSQSYKTGIYSVELVNDSLYEWHVKLRTVDPDSPLHSDLQVLKEKEGMDYILLNFSYKDNFPFDPPFVRVVSPVLSGGYVLGGGALCMELLTKQGWSSAYSIESVIMQINATLVKGKARVQFGANKNQYNLARAQQSYKSLVQIHEKNGWYTPPKEDG; encoded by the exons ATGTCGGTGTCGGGGCTGAAGGCCGAACTGAAGTTTTTGGAATCCATTTTTGATCCAAACCACGAACGCTTTAGGATCATTGACTGGAAGCCTGACGAGCTGAGCTGTCAGTTTAATGTAACTGGGGAAAAGCTGTTAATTATCCACTGTAATATAACG GAATCGTATCCATCTACTTCGCCGATATGGTTTGTGGACTCTGATGACCCAAGCTTGGCGCAAGTTTTGGAGAGGTTGGAAGATGTGAGAAAAGGCAGCACcctg CTTTTGCAGCAGTTGAAGAAACTCATTTGTGACCTTTGTCGGCTGTACAACCTTCCCCAACATCCAGATGTGGAGATGCTTGACCAGCCCCTGCCTGCAGGCCCTGTGGGACCAGACCGAAAG catggGACAGAGGAGGTCACAtctgaagaagaagaggaggaagagatggGCGAG GACATAGAGGATCTGGACCACTATGAAATGAAAGAGGAGGAGCCTGTGGATGGGAAGAAATCCGAGGATGATGGCATCGAGAAGGAGAATCTGGCCATCCTGGAGAAGATTCGAAAGAACCAGAGGCAGGACCATTTGAAT GGAGCCGTGTCTGGTTCAGTGCAAGCCTCTGACCGCCTGATGAAGGAGCTAAGAGAGATCTACAGGTCTCAGAGTTACAAGACCG GCATCTATTCAGTTGAGCTTGTTAACGACAGCCTGTATGAATGGCACGTCAAACTAAGGAC GGTGGATCCAGATAGTCCCTTACACAGTGATTTACAAGTACTAAAGGAGAAGGAAGGAATggattacattttattaaactTCTCATATAAA GATAATTTCCCCTTTGATCCACCGTTTGTCCGCGTGGTTTCGCCTGTGCTTTCTGGAGG TTATGTTCTTGGAGGGGGTGCCCTGTGCATGGAACTCCTCACCAAACAG GGATGGAGCAGTGCCTATTCCATTGAGTCTGTCATCATGCAGATCAATGCCACTTTAGTCAAAGGAAAAGCCAGAGTGCAGTTTGGAGCCAATAAA AACCAGTACAATCTTGCCAGAGCACAGCAGTCCTACAAATCCCTTGTTCAGATCCATGAAAAGAACG GCTGGTACACACCCCCTAAGGAGGACGGCTAA